A region from the Candidatus Binatia bacterium genome encodes:
- a CDS encoding HAD family hydrolase: protein MTRHRVVSLFDVDNTLLDNDRVVHDMMRFLDREVGHERQQRYWAIFEELRKELGYADYLGALQRYRVENPRDSHLLAVSSFLVNYPFANRLFPNSLDVLEHFQQWGPTVILSDGDVVFQPRKIERSGLQEATDSNILIYVHKELELDDVEARYPADHYVLVDDKLRILTAVKKVWGERVTTIFPRQGHYAHDANEIAKYPPADITVERIGDLVGVELDALLAAARAKR from the coding sequence ATGACGAGGCACCGGGTCGTTTCGTTGTTCGACGTCGACAACACGCTGCTCGACAACGACCGCGTCGTGCACGACATGATGCGCTTTCTCGATCGCGAGGTCGGCCACGAGCGCCAGCAGCGCTACTGGGCGATCTTCGAGGAGCTGCGCAAGGAGCTCGGCTACGCCGACTACCTGGGCGCGCTGCAGCGCTACCGCGTCGAGAACCCGCGCGACTCGCACCTGCTCGCGGTGTCGTCGTTTCTCGTCAACTATCCGTTCGCGAACCGGCTGTTCCCGAACTCGCTCGACGTGCTCGAGCACTTCCAGCAGTGGGGACCGACGGTGATCCTGTCCGACGGCGACGTCGTCTTCCAGCCGCGCAAGATCGAGCGCTCGGGGCTGCAGGAGGCGACCGACAGCAACATCCTGATCTACGTGCACAAGGAGCTCGAGCTCGACGACGTCGAGGCGCGCTATCCCGCCGACCACTACGTGCTGGTCGACGACAAGCTCCGCATCCTGACCGCCGTCAAGAAAGTCTGGGGCGAGCGCGTGACGACGATCTTCCCGCGGCAAGGACACTACGCGCACGACGCCAACGAGATCGCGAAGTATCCACCCGCCGACATCACGGTGGAGCGCATCGGCGATCTGGTCGGCGTCGAGCTCGACGCGCTGCTCGCGGCGGCGCGCGCGAAGAGATGA
- a CDS encoding chloride channel protein: MEHRSGDGAGRTEEVSLVRSVLASLVVPCAIGVATGACVAGASHLVEDLALAELAKLPDAWPALPSLFGLLLTLLAVRWVTRVARPATAEVYILAYHDPHGRIPLRQLPGRVLAAAATVASGGSQGLESPSALLGASFGQIAGGRLRSVVGAYHARSWMIAGASAGIAAVFSSPGVGMMYGIEVPFRRDVDAPRLVPAAVAAAASYATRAALVGPSTLVTLRMEPTLDVLLLVGCLLTAVGCGIGARLFALATEELRRLASRMSAVVRAAVGGVLLATLAFTAHELSGAWLTFGPGYVAARWLEGGEHAIGLLALTMLVRTAGTLTCVWGGGGGGVFTSLAVTGVFVGEIVAQALGRSESNFLPLLGSAIFLGAGYRIPLAGMLLVAESSGSLVLTMIGVVGVAIGQVLMGPRSVSDAQRERRTPEELFDEAAQRGTGAASARSDAVGAGRGSR; this comes from the coding sequence GTGGAACATCGGAGCGGCGACGGCGCCGGGCGGACCGAGGAGGTGTCGCTCGTGCGCAGCGTGCTCGCGTCGCTCGTCGTGCCGTGCGCGATCGGCGTCGCGACCGGCGCGTGCGTCGCGGGCGCGTCCCACCTGGTCGAGGACCTGGCGCTCGCCGAGCTCGCGAAGCTGCCCGACGCGTGGCCTGCGCTGCCGTCGCTGTTCGGTCTGCTGCTGACCTTGCTCGCGGTGCGCTGGGTGACGCGCGTCGCGCGTCCGGCGACCGCCGAGGTCTACATCCTCGCCTACCACGACCCGCACGGACGGATCCCGCTGCGCCAGCTGCCAGGGCGCGTGCTCGCCGCCGCGGCGACGGTCGCGAGCGGCGGCTCGCAGGGTCTCGAGTCGCCGTCGGCGCTGCTCGGCGCGTCGTTCGGCCAGATCGCGGGCGGACGGCTGCGCTCGGTGGTCGGCGCGTACCACGCGCGCTCGTGGATGATCGCCGGCGCGAGCGCGGGCATCGCGGCGGTGTTCTCCTCGCCCGGCGTCGGCATGATGTACGGCATCGAGGTGCCGTTTCGGCGCGACGTCGATGCGCCGCGCCTCGTGCCGGCCGCGGTCGCGGCGGCGGCGTCGTACGCGACGCGCGCGGCGCTGGTCGGTCCGAGCACGCTGGTCACGCTGAGGATGGAGCCGACGCTGGACGTGCTGCTGCTCGTCGGCTGTCTTCTGACGGCGGTCGGCTGCGGGATCGGCGCGCGGCTCTTCGCGCTCGCGACCGAGGAGCTGCGCCGGCTCGCTTCACGCATGAGCGCCGTCGTGCGCGCGGCGGTGGGCGGCGTGCTGCTCGCGACGCTCGCGTTCACCGCACACGAGCTCTCGGGCGCGTGGCTGACCTTCGGTCCGGGCTACGTCGCGGCGCGCTGGCTCGAGGGCGGCGAGCACGCGATCGGGCTGCTCGCGCTCACCATGCTCGTTCGCACGGCGGGGACGCTGACCTGCGTCTGGGGCGGCGGCGGAGGCGGCGTCTTCACCTCGCTCGCGGTGACCGGCGTGTTCGTCGGCGAGATCGTCGCGCAGGCGCTCGGCCGCAGCGAGAGCAACTTCCTGCCGCTGCTCGGCTCCGCGATCTTCCTCGGCGCCGGCTACCGCATCCCGCTCGCGGGCATGTTGCTCGTCGCCGAGTCGAGCGGCAGCCTGGTCCTGACGATGATCGGTGTGGTCGGCGTCGCGATCGGCCAGGTGCTGATGGGACCGCGCTCCGTGTCCGACGCGCAGCGCGAGCGTCGCACGCCGGAGGAGCTGTTCGACGAAGCAGCGCAGCGTGGTACGGGGGCTGCGAGCGCGCGCTCCGACGCCGTCGGGGCAGGAAGGGGATCGCGATGA
- a CDS encoding sterol desaturase family protein: protein MAPSLASVAVGLVVLAVVFGVLERVAPAVPGQPRWRRGLGVDVAWWFVTPLATKWLTRIAIVLVLVATALLAGVPIDEPHLREYLAPSPTIAQLPWLVQLLLFLLLADLLAYVMHRALHGRRLWPIHAVHHSSTEVDWLSSVRVHPLNDVLVRVAQAVPIVLIGFDPLVIAAYVPLLAFYTVLVHANVPWDFGPLRYVLASPHFHRWHHAAEEDGMNRNFAGLFPFIDLVFGTLHLPRHRPQRFGIPDGDVPERLWGQVAYPFRRKRR, encoded by the coding sequence GTGGCGCCGAGCCTTGCCTCCGTCGCCGTCGGTCTGGTCGTGCTCGCGGTCGTCTTCGGCGTGCTCGAGCGCGTCGCGCCCGCCGTGCCCGGACAGCCACGCTGGCGGCGCGGGCTCGGCGTCGACGTCGCGTGGTGGTTCGTCACGCCGCTCGCGACCAAGTGGTTGACGCGCATCGCGATCGTGCTCGTGCTGGTCGCGACCGCGCTGCTCGCCGGCGTGCCGATCGACGAGCCGCACTTGCGCGAGTACCTCGCGCCGAGCCCGACGATCGCGCAGCTGCCGTGGCTCGTGCAGCTCCTGCTGTTCCTGCTGCTCGCGGACCTGCTCGCGTACGTCATGCACCGCGCGCTGCACGGACGTCGGCTGTGGCCGATCCACGCCGTGCACCACTCGTCGACCGAGGTCGACTGGCTGTCGTCGGTGCGCGTGCACCCGCTGAACGACGTGCTGGTGCGCGTCGCGCAGGCGGTGCCGATCGTGCTGATCGGCTTCGACCCGCTGGTGATCGCGGCCTACGTGCCGCTGCTCGCGTTCTACACCGTCCTCGTGCACGCCAACGTCCCGTGGGACTTCGGGCCGCTGCGCTACGTCCTCGCGAGCCCGCACTTCCACCGCTGGCACCACGCCGCGGAGGAAGACGGCATGAACCGCAACTTCGCGGGCCTGTTCCCGTTCATCGACCTCGTCTTCGGCACGCTGCACCTGCCGCGGCACCGGCCGCAGCGCTTCGGCATCCCGGACGGCGACGTGCCGGAGCGGCTGTGGGGGCAGGTCGCGTACCCGTTCCGCCGCAAGCGGCGCTGA